The Antechinus flavipes isolate AdamAnt ecotype Samford, QLD, Australia chromosome 5, AdamAnt_v2, whole genome shotgun sequence DNA segment tctcctagttctcctcacttcacttagcatcagttcatgtaagggcTCCAGATCTTTTCTAAGATACTTCTGCTGATTGTTTGttatagaataatactattccatagtccatattcatataccataacttattcaaccattctccaccgatgggcatccattcagtttccagtttcttgccacttcaaaaagggctgccacaaacatttttgcacggtcctttcccttcttttatgatctctttgggatagagaccaaGTGGAGACAATATtgcatcaaaaggtatgcatagtttcatagccctttgggcatagtttggACCTTCTTCTAAATCAGGTTCCTTAATGTTCAGAAAGAGAAACATCTTCATAATATCCTACTTGATATCAGATTATTTCAAAGGGGAGCAGAAGTAAACAAACCATCATTTTTTGccattttagttcttttttcctttgaagataTTGTAATTATCCTTAAGTTGTGATTGGCTCCGAGGACTAAGGACTGGGCCACTGATGTTGTTTCTTGGTCACCTGAGTATAAAACAGTCACAAGGAGCTCCATCTCAGCCATGAAACTTTGACTGTCAGACTTAGTAGCATGATCAACACCAGGAAGCTGTATTCTACTGAATCAagccaatgttcttttttttcccctgattacacatgtatattaacttttaaaatatacatgtctttatgaattatgttaggaaagaaaaatcagaacaatgggaaaaaccatgagagagagaaaaaaaaataacagaaaaaaaagtgaacattcaatctccacagttatttttctggatgccaATGGCGTTTTCTatacaaaatttattgggattgctttggatcaatcCAGTGTTCTTGATGAATATTCTTGTTGaatatcttttctctcttataATTAAGTGGATTTCCTTATGTTAACTGTTTAATGTTCCATGGCAATCATTTCTTTTCAATCTCGAATCTCAGCTACCAGGCATAAGTCATGCTATTCATAGAGATGTACCTAGATGCCCTTTGAGTGAATTTTAAATTGTGAGAGCTAGAGCATAGGCTTCCAGAGGGATAGTAGGGTTAATTAGACCAAGAATAATGGATTTGTTGTTGTCCATTTGTTTCAAACATGTTtcactcttcgtgaccccatttagcGTTTTCTTAGTAAGATAGTGGCATAGTttgttctttctccagatcattttacagatgaattacAGAATTACTGAGGTAAATGGGGTAAATGTGTTATTCAGGATAATACACTTATTAAGTGTATGAgtccaagatttgaactcataaaagaGCCCAGTACTATATGCATTGGGATGACACCTAGATGCCAGAATCAAGAGGAAaggagttcaaatttcacttctatGTACAAACTGTATATAGTCTAATAGTTACTTCAACTctatgagcttcagtttccttctctgtaaaatgtaggAGTTGAATTAGATAAGCTAGGGACTTTCTAACTTTAAATGCTGTGATTTTAGGAAGGCTTTTCTAGGTTGGCTGTCACTCATTAAGAAACTGAAGTTGTATtctccaaagaagaactataatACTATTTCCCCCTACTCTTTTTCTCTTACCCTACTATCATGTCTTGAATTGATTTGAAGACAGAAGATaaaaacagagatggagacacagacaatagaaataaagaaaaaagggaggcaGATACAAATAGAGTGACAGAAAcagggaaaaagacagagatagacagatactCAACAGATACTGGAATTCTAATTCCTAGCCTTATGCTTTCAGCatcatctctctcctttccccacctccccctTTGTGAGGAGTCCAATCTGCATCTGTCAATTGTGCCCGGGAGgaaatgagcatccactcagtcaTTTCTTGCCTTCCTGAATTACTTAGGGAGTAGTGAGAGGTGGgcatgaatattttatttaaaaagccaTGAGAAATCCCACATTTTGCTTCTTTGAGTAAATTAGAAAttgtagttaaaaaaagaaaaagctgttACCATCATTGGGTGAGAGCACTCATGTTATTTAGGCCTAGCTAGTTAGTTATATCAGTAAAGCAAGAGAATTAGAATCTTAAATCACAGCTGTTATTCCACAGGGCAGGAAACATCAGCTCAGAGGCAGAGCTATATCTGTCTTTGTTGGACTCCACATAGGAACATTTGGCTTTTGCTATAAGGTATCTGTGGAAGGATAACCTGGGTCTTCCCTTTGTAGCATGTGGaaacctttctctttttctttgaaattttgcaaTTTTTCCTATACTTATATCCCAGGCCTGCTTTCATTCCTTATTAATCATACATTATCTCAGGGAGTGTTCTTGGaagtttcctctttttctggGCACATTGTTTCCCTTCTACTACTTACATCTTAGTCCTGGGCCCTCCCTTGGTTGTTTTCCCATTTCTAATTTCCCTACTACCAGATTTCATAATGGAGTGGCTTAGGGAATTTTTCACAAAAGCTTTGTTTAATATATCTTGTCAAGTCATTTTTTCCTTCAGCATTGTGAAAACATTTTCAGATCATATCATATGAGGATCACTGCACAAGGTACGCTTTGATGAAGATATGTTAAAGCTCTTTAGTATTTACAATAATAAATGATGACAGTAATGAATAAATATTGATAGCTTACAGAGTAAGGGAATCATAATGAAGACATGTTAGAGCTCTTTAATATCCACAACAATAAATAATGATAGTAACTAATAAGTAATGATAGCTTACAGAGTCATCACCTAGATGGAGATTTCcttgattcttttcaatataaagaagaaaaatctcttcttaaacttttcttaaAAACAGGTAAACAAAAGTTCTATGAAGAGGCAAAAGTCAAAAGTTGTTGCAAGGAGTGATGGTGGCAATACTATGATAGTTCACTgggttaaaaaattttaaaagcattatcttcatatatgtataaatatttatatgcactatgtttatgtgtacatatctacatatctatatatgtatatgagaggCAGCATGACATAGTCAGAAAAGTTTCTCTTTAAGTTCTGATTCTGACACGTATTGTTTGTAGcgctctgagcaagtcactaactCAATGTCCTGGGTGACCTTTAAGGATTTACAATTATAGATCCTAATGCTAAAACTAGAGTATGAGAGGAGAGAATAATGGAAAAATCAATCTGGAAAAATAAGTTTGGGGAAAGTTGAAAAAGATTTTCAATTCCAAAGTGAAAAGTTTGTAATTTATCTTAACagcaatagggagccaccagAGCTTCTTGAGCATGGTCATACATGCTTTAGGAATGCTACTTTGATACCTGTGTAGAGAATAGGttaaagaagggagagatcaGAGGCAAGAAGACCAATCAGAAGGTTATTTCAGTAATCCAGATGAGATGCGACAGAATAAGAGCTCCAAATGGGATGTATTAGATCAGGGTCTTCTTAGAATATATTGAAATCAGATGTCAATTTTAGGCCTAGCCACTGGCATCATTATCATTTCAGTATTTGTTAATCCTTATTTCTATAgtcatcttcatctttttctcccagaaacttttatttcttatagaagaaataGATGAAGGTCAGCCTAGGGAAATGAATCTCCAGAGAGAGCCAAGAATAAAAGTCTCTATATAAATCTCTTAAACCATAATGTTATAGTTGGAGAGAGTTATGTCAAGACCAGAATGTTGTGAAGATAAATCAGCAAACTTAAATGCACATATGTGGTTAAAGAGAGGGAAGTATTGAAGATAAATTTAAGGTCGTTAACTTGTGACTGCAAAGATTGTAATGCTTTAGACTAAAATATGGAAGTTAATAAGAGGGCTGAGTCTGATGTGGGGGAGGATATGAATTATGTtctggacatgttgaatttgtaATATTTGTTGGGTAACCAGGCAGAGATGTCCAGCAGATAGTTGATAAGGCACTACAAAAGCTCAGGAGAGAGACGATAACTAGACATGTATATTTAGGAGTCATTTTCATAAAGATGATAGTtgaatctatgggagctgatgaaaagaaaagaaaagacaagagaaatgagaaaggaagacaagggaagggaaagagaaggaaagaagaaagcagagaggaaagagaagagaacatgaaaggagaggaggaaaaaaggggagaagagaggaaaggagaagaaagaagaggagaagaaaagggagaagaggagaatagaagagaggagaagagaggatggaaagggagaaaagagaagacaaaatctCGTAGTTAAAAGCTGGAATGAGTGATTATGAAAAGGAGCAactagagaaatggaaaaaaatctaggaaagagCAGTAACATGAATACTCAGGAGAATATTATGAGGAGGAATTGGAAAACAAATAGCAGTAACAAATACTGcagagagaccaaaaaaaagaaagaaagaaaaagaaaagaaagaaaagggtgaaattagagaaaaaatcatcatatttaactaagagatcattgttaACTTGGGTGAAAAAGATTTCAGTGGAATTGTGGAATTAGAAGCCAGATTTCAGGTTAGGAACATTCTTTTCCTCTTACTTTTTgagcttttcttcctccttctctataATAATAtacaccttttctttcttttactgagGTGCTAAAAAAGAGCTTGGGATTGTGGGAAGGAGGAGAGATGCTCTCTTCAACCCTTAATACCTTTTtgggaaagatgaaaaagactAGTCTTTGTCATCTACTCCCTTTATGATCCTAAGCCAATTACTTTACTTTTCCATATCTCTATTTACTCATCAATGAAATGAGCAGTTTGAAAGACAAGAGATTATGTGGTGTAGTAGTTAATATGTGGGATCtgggaaaaaaaactcaaataaacATGGATTCATATCCTGCCATGATAAGATGGGTCATCAGCAACtcacttaaattttctcatctgtaaaaggggaacaAAAGTTATAGTACTACCTCAAAAGGTTGTATCgaggatcaaataatatgtatgtaaagcactttgcatatcTTACAGTGTTATGTAGATGTTAGcaattttatgattatttctaAAGGTAGAAAAATGGTTCATATGTAATACACACAAATAGCAGTTATCATGTTTTCTTCGAGAAGGGATATTTTCCCCATGTCTTTCAAACACTGCTTTTAAAGAATTCCTGAACAGTGAGTGAGCAGTCTTATGAATAAAACATAGCACcaataaaaaaaatggatatataaatgaataatttattatcagatgtggaaaaaaatgaatactggCCAAACAAATTTGCCAGCCAGGGGATGATTCTTTATCTTTGTTTATCAATAATTGCATTTCTGAGGAGATAACCATGGATGCAAAGAGTATCTTTGAtgcctttttttatttacaataatatTGCTTTAAGGACAACTTTAGtcaaagtcattttgactattataaattcCCAGATGAACTACAAAGAATCTATGAAGAAAgacaaatccagagaaagaactgataaatagaacaatgtatagaatgattttacatgtatatgtgtgattATACACATATTTGTTCTAATAGTAGCCACCTctagggtggggggaagggaaaaaagggaaaaatttatataataactttattatatatttaaaaggaatagcaaattgtacagaATGGATTTACAGTTTCGCATACAATCATctattaaaatactatattatattatggaaatgcttgttttattctataaattaaaaaaatggatCTGCTTCAGGATTTATTCATGTTGCATCTATATTGTTTCATTACCTTATCAGGTATATAGGAAAATGACCAATAAATTTTGTGTCTATTCTTTACtgaaacatacaaaataaagaaattagaaaatatctggggagtgaaaagggaagaaaggatgggCTGTTGTAGCAATGTAGACTTCCTAGAGACAAGTTGGTTGTGGTTATTATGAGTTCTAATCCTACTCCCTTCCTACATTCAATTAACATAACCTAATTTCCCTGTCATTTCCTGTAATTCAGCTCCTCTTAATTCTTTGGTAAGCAGGAGCACAGAAGTATGTCACTGAAACTCttgcttttaaaacattttgccaACTCAAAGGGCTCTTAAATGTAATTGATGGTTACAAAACAGCTTTCTCCATCATTAGGATTCataaatgtttaacattcaaAATGGACTAGACAAATTCATTTTTTGGCACTTTATACAATTAACCAAGCAACATGAAACCAAAGTGAAACACTAGGAAGCAAAGACCACTTGACTACCCAAAGGGAAAGTTAACAGAAAGTCAGATTCCCTGGAAAAATTGCTCCAAATAAGTACAGAAAGGACAagtcatttatatattgcttctaTTAAGTACTAAACACTTTATATAATTAAACCCATTTGATTCCCCAAATCACTATAGGTTCTATAAGCATTATAGGTTAGAAAAATGAAGTTAAGTTACACAAGTGCTGTAGCAAATATCAGGGGTAGGACTGGAGGCCAggtttatttatttcaaatagaGAACTTGCTTCTGTTTCATTCttgtaacaaaagaaaatatgcaaGCAATCTTTCCCAGAAAGTTTTAAAATCTGTTGGTACCTTCTCTTGGCCAGTTTTGGGGAAGGCACAACAGGttgtttcagtcgtgtccaactcttcctgatccaAATTGGGgacttcttggcaaagatgctgaaatggtttgctatttccttttaaCCCCTCTTAACAACAGGCAACTCATTACAGACTAGTaccacttttaaaaattctcaggGTACCTAGATGGTGCAATGGTTAGAACACCAGGAATCAGGataatttgagttcaaatccagtcctaGACATTTTTATCAGttgcctcctctgtaaaatgagctggaaaagaaaatggcaatccacttcagtatttttgtcaaaaaaacccCCCAAATTGGGTCAGGAAGAGTAGAAcacaactggggaaaaaaaaagactgaacaactaTAGAAACTTAATTTAAAGGAATGTTACCCAAGaaccctctccctcccctcctttgtCCTGCTTCCCCAGCTTCCATCTGACTCGTCTCTCCCTTCAGTTGATTCGGAGTTGTTACTTCATAAGTATTCCAAATCAGAGTGCATTTAGGCAATAGatgtttattttccaaaatatattctaACATTtgaatctatgggagctgatgaaaaaagaaaagagaagaggaataaggaaggaagatgagggaggagaaagagaaggaaagaggaaagcagAGGAGAATGGAAGGAATGGGAAATCactattggctttttttttttcttcagaggaGGAGCTGCTGTTCAAATGTGACAATTTCTAAGCCTTCTCAGAACTGATTCAAGGCAAACATTTGGTGGGAGCTGTCCTATCTCCATCACCACTCTTCTGAGCAGACTGCCTGTGGCTTCTTAGGCCCTCCGTGCCCACCGGTGACTTAGTTGGATGGATTCTGCGAAATAAGCTGGGGAGATTTTGTAAAGGGTTccaagagggaaagaagaggttGTAGATTGAGGGGTAGAGGTGTGACATTGGGCGTTTAtttagagaaggagaaaggggcgTGTCAGGTTACATGAGAATTTCGACTCAGGAAGGAGGTGTGTCTGTTTGTCCTTATGTCCTTCTATTCAGCCCCAACTAGTGGGCAGTCCATGGCTGGATTGGGGGTGTGCTGTGGGAGTGGGATGGGAGGGGGCAGAAGGCGGGGCCTAACGCGTCACTTCGGGATTGTAGTGAGAGGAAGGGCAGAGCCATGCTGCAGCAGCTGCAGTGACAGCAGCGGAAGCTAGAGCTTTGGGGAGTACTGTCCCTGCTCTCCCGGGCTCCAGAGAAGGGTTAGTCCTTTCGGACGAGCCAGTCCATTCGGAGCTCATGGGAAGAGCGCGAGGAGAGGCGGCGTTGTTAGGAGCGATCTCAGCCAGACGTGAGTCTTGCGGTAGGCTAAGCGCGGAGGCAGAAGCCACAGCTGGTGGAGAGGGAAGCGCATCTCGCGCTTCTGGACTGATCTGTGTGGATTCTAAAGCAACGCCCAGTGGGCGCTGGGAAGTGCTGAACCAACCTGAGAGGGACCTAAGAGTCCCAGAGACCAGTTCTAAGAAATCCTGAGACGCGAAGCCAAGCATTTGAACCGGGCATCCTATCCCAGACATCGCGGCGTGTGGAGCCAGGTACCTCAACTGGTGGAGCCCACATCTGCTTTCAGTCTTATAGGAAAGAGAGCGCATAGACAGCTAGGTCAAAGAGAAAGGGGATCGGGAGCCGCACCCTaggaagaaagaaacagggaGCTCCATTCAACCACATCTGGTAAGCCAGACCTGCATACGGGCGGCGGGCACCTTGTGGAAGGGCGCACAGCGTAGGAGGCGGCATGCGGGAGGAGACAACCTTGGCGCAGGCGGCTCATAGGGAGGCCCGGGGACCCGAGGAGGAGCAACAGGGTGGGGGAGACTTCTCCGGCGCCGTTGGAGGTGGCGGTGGCTGCTGCAGTAGTGAGCGCCTGGTGATCAACATCTCGGGGCTAAGATTTGAGACACAATTGCGCACACTATCTCTGTTTCCTGACACACTTTTGGGAGACCCCGGTCGCCGAGTCCGCTTCTTTGACCCCTTGCGCAATGAATACTTCTTTGATCGCAACCGGCCCAGCTTCGATGCCATCCTCTACTACTACCAGTCTGGAGGCCGGCTGCGGAGACCGGTCAATGTGCCTCTGGATATCTTCCTGGAGGAGATCCGCTTCTACCAGCTGGGTGAGGAGGCCCTAGAGGCTTTCCGGGAGGATGAAGGCTGCCTTCCAGAGGGTGGTGAGCATCAGAAGCCCTTGCCTTCTCAGCCCTTCAAACGTCAGGTTTGGCTCCTCTTTGAATATCCTGAGAGCTCAGGGCCAGCTAGGGGTATCGCCATTGTCTCCGTACTGGTCATTCTCATCTCTATAGTCATCTTTTGCCTGGAAACACTGCCTCAGTTCCGGCCAGACCCCCGAAGTAGAAGTGATGGTGGTAGGGTAAATTCAGGGGGCCCAGCCCCCAGAGGAAGCCAGGAAGAAGATGAGGGAGACCATTCAGTATACAAACTATTAAATCCCAGTGTCATTGTCCAAGGGGGAGTTGTGTCAGGATCTGGATCATCATCCCAACTGATCCCGCGTGGGAATCCTACAGAGTCTGCCTCTTTCTTCACGGATCCCTTTTTTCTGGTAGAGACCCTCTGCATAGTATGGTTCACGTTTGAACTGCTGGTTCGTTTCTCCGCCTGCCCTAGTAAGCCGGCCTTCTTCCGCAACATCATGAACATCATAGATTTAGTGGCCATCTTCCCTTACTTTATCACATTGGGCACAGAGTTGGTACAACAGCAGGAACAGCAGCCTGGAGGAGGCAGCAGCCAAAATGGGCAGCAGGCGATGTCCCTGGCAATCCTGAGAGTCATACGTCTGGTTCGAGTATTCCGCATCTTCAAACTTTCCCGACACTCTAAAGGTCTCCAAATCTTAGGCAAAACATTGCAGGCCTCCATGAGAGAACTTGGGctcctcatcttttttcttttcattggagTTATCCTCTTCTCTAGTGCTGTCTACTTTGCTGAGGCAGATGATGATGATTCACTCTTTTCCAGCATCCCTGATGCTTTCTGGTGGGCAGTGGTTACTATGACCACAGTTGGCTATGGGGACATGTATCCCATGACTGTAGGGGGCAAGATTGTGGGATCTCTTTGTGCCATTGCAGGTGTCCTCACCATTGCCCTACCT contains these protein-coding regions:
- the KCNA6 gene encoding potassium voltage-gated channel subfamily A member 6, yielding MREETTLAQAAHREARGPEEEQQGGGDFSGAVGGGGGCCSSERLVINISGLRFETQLRTLSLFPDTLLGDPGRRVRFFDPLRNEYFFDRNRPSFDAILYYYQSGGRLRRPVNVPLDIFLEEIRFYQLGEEALEAFREDEGCLPEGGEHQKPLPSQPFKRQVWLLFEYPESSGPARGIAIVSVLVILISIVIFCLETLPQFRPDPRSRSDGGRVNSGGPAPRGSQEEDEGDHSVYKLLNPSVIVQGGVVSGSGSSSQLIPRGNPTESASFFTDPFFLVETLCIVWFTFELLVRFSACPSKPAFFRNIMNIIDLVAIFPYFITLGTELVQQQEQQPGGGSSQNGQQAMSLAILRVIRLVRVFRIFKLSRHSKGLQILGKTLQASMRELGLLIFFLFIGVILFSSAVYFAEADDDDSLFSSIPDAFWWAVVTMTTVGYGDMYPMTVGGKIVGSLCAIAGVLTIALPVPVIVSNFNYFYHRETEQEEQGQYTHVTCGQPIPDLKGVGGALGKPDFSEVVPERRPSYLSTPHRVYAEKKMLTEV